Proteins from a genomic interval of Candidatus Nomurabacteria bacterium:
- a CDS encoding NYN domain-containing protein, giving the protein MNNSRKTSKTVYVFIDASNLWAVQKAKGRMFDLSKLKSFLKTEHNASRIVVYYYDAYPLQKTREYSIEGKFKFYVYLQKALKFIVRKKPLKQIKVTSSKRIVIEEKGNMDVEMAIDFINKIDKYNEAILFSGDSDFLALVRFARNKKKKVYVYSSKNNISSELRTGANGYIDILNLDADIWGKELKHRK; this is encoded by the coding sequence ATGAACAATTCCCGAAAAACCAGCAAAACAGTTTACGTTTTTATAGATGCCTCTAATCTCTGGGCAGTACAAAAAGCTAAGGGCAGGATGTTTGACCTATCTAAGCTTAAAAGTTTTCTAAAAACCGAACATAATGCGAGTAGAATTGTGGTGTACTACTACGATGCGTACCCACTTCAAAAAACAAGAGAGTATAGTATAGAAGGCAAATTTAAGTTCTACGTCTACCTTCAAAAAGCACTAAAGTTTATTGTTCGAAAGAAACCACTTAAACAGATCAAGGTAACCTCTAGCAAAAGGATAGTTATTGAAGAAAAAGGAAACATGGATGTAGAGATGGCTATAGACTTTATAAATAAAATTGATAAATACAATGAGGCAATACTCTTTAGTGGAGATTCAGACTTTTTAGCTTTAGTAAGATTCGCCAGAAATAAAAAGAAAAAAGTATACGTTTACTCATCCAAAAACAATATCTCTTCTGAGCTAAGAACTGGAGCAAATGGGTATATAGATATTCTTAATCTTGATGCTGACATATGGGGTAAAGAGCTAAAACATCGAAAATAA
- a CDS encoding CTP synthase, whose product MTEQQKIPKFIFVTGGVLSGIGKGIASASIGAILKAKGLKVNIQKCDPYLNVDSGTLNPAEHGECFVTLDGAETDLDLGHYERYLDQELTQQSSLMSGRVIREVLEDERAGKYLGRTVQFVPHVTDLMKKKIKEAGQDFDVHIVEVGGTVGDIEATTFLEAIREIGIENGRENTLFAHAVYIPYLDTSKEFKTKPAQNALKDLRSVGIFPELVLARSERPAPLSAKKKLALFSGAQENAIAMLPNAESIYQVPLSLELQGIGNFISERLGLGETKADLSKWEDITTKIAKSKKKTVTIGMVIKYADNEDSYYSVNESLRIAGWHSRATVKIKPINAEKIETDDNYLKEALADVDGILIPGGFGSRGIEGKIKAADYAFKNKIPYLGICLGLQVAAIAAARRAGLDSANSIEFDPETKDPVVHTMQDQKGKEGTGGTMRLGNYDCKLAEGSLAKNIYNQKLIKERHRHRYEINSKYLEILEEAGLKLSGTNPESDLPEILEADHKLNHPFYVGVQYHPEFKSRPNNPHPLFLGLIQALL is encoded by the coding sequence ATGACTGAGCAACAAAAAATACCCAAATTCATTTTTGTAACAGGTGGAGTACTTAGCGGAATAGGCAAAGGAATCGCATCAGCCTCTATTGGAGCAATCCTAAAAGCCAAAGGCTTAAAAGTAAATATCCAAAAATGTGATCCATATCTAAATGTAGATTCCGGAACTCTTAACCCAGCCGAACATGGTGAGTGCTTTGTAACATTGGATGGTGCTGAAACTGACTTAGATTTAGGTCACTACGAAAGGTATTTAGATCAAGAGCTAACCCAACAGAGCTCACTGATGAGTGGACGCGTCATTAGAGAAGTCCTAGAGGACGAACGAGCAGGCAAATATCTTGGTAGGACTGTCCAATTTGTCCCGCATGTAACTGATCTTATGAAGAAGAAGATAAAAGAAGCAGGCCAAGATTTTGATGTGCACATTGTCGAAGTTGGTGGAACAGTTGGAGATATCGAGGCAACGACCTTTTTAGAGGCCATTAGAGAGATCGGAATAGAAAACGGTCGCGAAAACACATTATTCGCGCACGCCGTCTACATTCCATATCTCGATACATCAAAAGAGTTCAAAACAAAACCCGCCCAAAATGCTCTTAAAGATTTACGTTCAGTCGGAATCTTCCCAGAGCTCGTCCTCGCACGCTCCGAGCGCCCAGCACCTCTTTCTGCAAAAAAGAAGTTAGCCCTGTTTAGCGGAGCCCAAGAAAACGCCATTGCCATGTTGCCTAATGCCGAAAGCATTTACCAAGTACCCTTAAGCTTAGAGCTCCAAGGCATTGGCAACTTCATTTCGGAGAGGCTAGGATTAGGCGAAACAAAAGCAGATCTTAGCAAATGGGAGGATATTACTACTAAAATTGCAAAAAGCAAAAAGAAGACTGTCACTATTGGCATGGTTATTAAATATGCCGACAACGAAGATAGTTATTATTCTGTAAACGAATCATTAAGAATTGCCGGTTGGCACAGTAGAGCGACTGTTAAGATTAAGCCAATAAATGCAGAAAAAATCGAAACAGATGATAATTACCTAAAAGAGGCTTTAGCAGATGTTGATGGAATTCTCATACCCGGAGGTTTTGGAAGCAGAGGGATTGAGGGCAAAATCAAAGCCGCCGATTACGCCTTTAAAAATAAGATCCCATATTTAGGAATCTGCCTCGGCCTACAAGTTGCAGCTATCGCTGCCGCTAGAAGAGCAGGACTAGATTCGGCAAACTCTATAGAATTCGATCCAGAAACTAAGGACCCAGTCGTGCACACTATGCAAGACCAAAAAGGCAAAGAGGGAACCGGTGGCACAATGCGCCTCGGCAACTACGACTGCAAACTAGCAGAAGGTAGTCTAGCTAAAAATATCTACAATCAAAAGCTCATAAAAGAGCGTCATCGCCACCGCTACGAAATCAACTCAAAATATTTAGAAATATTAGAAGAAGCCGGACTTAAGCTTAGCGGAACCAACCCAGAAAGCGACCTTCCAGAGATTCTAGAAGCAGACCATAAACTTAACCACCCATTTTATGTCGGAGTGCAGTACCACCCAGAATTCAAATCCCGCCCAAACAACCCCCACCCACTATTCTTGGGACTAATCCAAGCGTTGCTATAA
- a CDS encoding N-6 DNA methylase, with protein sequence MNPQGLISKYLNEVERYFSSGQAGEHAYRPALKELMESFDDTSAVNDPKRSQHGMPDFVFLKRSNSKIIKGYAEAKDIKPDILDKTEKTEQMERYHGYANLFLTDYLEFRFFKNGEKYKTISLGKLKDGHLSLNPENSEELVRELKEFLELPPEQIKSGRRLAEIMGGKARRIRDNVSLYLDDEHERNQELEKMYSMMKELLVHDLSKEKFADMYAQTLVYGLFVARYGDRTPDNFTRQEARDLVPKSNPFLRKFFDHIAGSEFDDRLGYIVDELCEVFQVSNVKELIKKHLKLIEFGDGQGDEKDPIIHFYEDFLKEYDPLERKRMGAYYTPIPVVKFMINQVDRILKEEFKLGKGLADTSKIDHITKDASGKRFKNQIHRVQILDPAVGTATFLNETIKFIYEGFEGQEGCWPSYAERDLLPRLHGFELMMAPYTIAHLKLGMTLQETGLMDYTDRLGVYLTNTLEEGIPRQPDLFSYGLAEAVTQESAKAAEIKHEKPIMVIIGNPPYSISSNNKGDHILNLIKDYKKDLNERKINLDDDYIKFIRFAEDQIAKNGEGIVAMITNNSYIDGITHRQMRKHLLQTFDKILVVDLHGNSKKKETSPDGTKDENVFDIMQGVSIVFMIKFGKKKNNQLGEIYHSELYGKRKIKFSSLLNKDIKFSKLEAPAPAHFFVPKDFILQKDYDNYISLNQLFVLNSSGIHTGKDHLIIDIDKNTLMNRVSEVLANSDENYIRHKYNLTDTSGWRLDRFKSTQNKEDNYLKIKFRPFDERWILYESMALKRDRFNLMKHMAKKTNLGLVTIRRSRSDRAWGFIFVSELMTMEPTTITALDNNYLIPLYLYHNDGTKTPNFNLGELAKLNKNLKSEYQPEDVLDYIYGVLHSPSYREKYKEFLKIDFPRVPIPKDDAGFVKFKDFGTKLRALHLMTDPSLEDYITTYPEPGTDEVEQVKYEDGQVYINSEQYFGNVPEVAWNFYIGGYQPAQKWLKDRKGRKLNNDDIDHYQRIIKVLVETDKIMKQIG encoded by the coding sequence ATGAACCCCCAAGGACTAATATCCAAATACTTAAACGAGGTTGAACGTTACTTCAGCTCAGGGCAAGCAGGCGAGCATGCTTATCGTCCTGCGCTTAAAGAACTCATGGAGAGCTTTGACGACACTAGCGCAGTCAACGACCCTAAGCGCTCCCAGCACGGCATGCCTGACTTTGTGTTTTTAAAAAGATCCAACTCTAAAATTATAAAAGGGTATGCCGAAGCAAAAGACATCAAACCTGACATCCTAGATAAAACTGAAAAGACCGAACAAATGGAGCGCTACCATGGTTACGCGAATTTGTTCTTGACCGACTACCTTGAGTTCCGCTTCTTTAAGAATGGTGAAAAATACAAAACCATCAGTCTCGGTAAACTTAAAGATGGCCACTTAAGCTTAAACCCCGAGAACTCCGAAGAACTCGTACGCGAGCTAAAAGAATTTTTAGAGCTTCCTCCAGAGCAAATTAAATCAGGACGCCGTCTTGCCGAAATCATGGGAGGTAAGGCACGTCGTATTCGCGACAATGTATCGCTGTATCTAGATGACGAGCATGAGCGCAACCAAGAGCTCGAAAAGATGTATAGCATGATGAAGGAATTGTTAGTGCATGATCTTAGTAAGGAAAAATTTGCAGATATGTACGCCCAAACACTCGTCTACGGCTTATTCGTAGCTCGTTATGGAGACAGAACTCCAGATAACTTTACTCGCCAGGAGGCACGCGACCTAGTTCCTAAATCAAACCCTTTCTTACGTAAATTTTTCGATCACATTGCTGGCTCTGAGTTTGATGACAGACTAGGCTACATTGTCGATGAGCTTTGCGAAGTTTTTCAAGTTAGTAACGTTAAAGAATTAATCAAAAAACACCTTAAACTTATTGAATTTGGAGATGGTCAAGGAGACGAAAAAGACCCAATAATCCACTTTTATGAAGACTTTCTAAAAGAGTATGACCCACTAGAACGCAAACGAATGGGCGCCTACTATACACCAATTCCAGTTGTTAAGTTTATGATCAACCAAGTGGATAGAATTCTTAAAGAGGAGTTTAAGCTTGGTAAAGGTTTAGCCGACACAAGCAAAATTGATCATATAACAAAGGACGCATCTGGTAAAAGATTTAAGAACCAAATACACCGTGTACAAATCTTGGACCCAGCAGTCGGAACTGCTACTTTCTTAAACGAAACTATCAAATTCATTTATGAAGGCTTTGAGGGGCAAGAAGGCTGTTGGCCAAGCTACGCTGAGCGTGATTTACTCCCGCGCCTACATGGTTTTGAGCTAATGATGGCTCCATACACCATTGCCCACCTCAAACTTGGCATGACGCTACAAGAAACAGGACTGATGGACTATACAGACCGTCTCGGGGTTTATCTAACTAACACACTTGAAGAAGGCATCCCACGCCAACCAGATCTATTCAGCTACGGCCTAGCAGAAGCCGTGACCCAAGAAAGTGCTAAAGCCGCAGAGATCAAACACGAAAAACCAATCATGGTCATAATCGGCAACCCACCATATTCAATCAGTAGCAATAATAAAGGTGATCACATCCTAAACTTAATTAAAGATTATAAGAAAGATCTAAACGAGCGAAAAATAAATTTAGATGATGACTATATTAAGTTTATTCGCTTTGCAGAAGATCAAATTGCTAAAAATGGCGAGGGAATTGTAGCAATGATTACCAACAACAGCTACATAGACGGAATAACGCACCGCCAAATGAGAAAACACCTCCTCCAAACTTTTGACAAAATTCTTGTAGTAGATCTGCACGGAAATAGTAAAAAGAAAGAAACTTCTCCCGATGGAACTAAAGATGAAAACGTCTTCGATATTATGCAGGGTGTTTCAATTGTATTTATGATAAAATTTGGCAAAAAGAAAAATAATCAACTTGGCGAAATATACCACTCCGAACTCTACGGAAAACGTAAAATTAAGTTTAGTTCCCTATTAAATAAAGACATTAAGTTTAGTAAGCTAGAAGCCCCAGCTCCAGCACACTTCTTCGTGCCAAAAGATTTTATACTACAAAAAGATTACGATAATTACATATCACTTAATCAACTCTTTGTCCTCAATTCAAGCGGAATACATACTGGCAAAGATCATCTTATAATTGACATAGATAAGAATACACTAATGAATAGGGTTTCTGAAGTATTGGCCAACTCTGACGAAAACTATATCAGGCATAAATATAACCTAACAGACACAAGTGGTTGGCGACTAGACAGATTCAAGTCAACCCAAAATAAAGAAGATAATTATCTCAAAATCAAGTTTAGACCATTTGATGAAAGGTGGATACTTTACGAAAGCATGGCACTAAAAAGAGATCGCTTCAACCTTATGAAACATATGGCAAAAAAAACCAACCTAGGCCTTGTGACCATAAGAAGATCTAGGAGCGACAGAGCCTGGGGCTTCATATTTGTAAGTGAACTAATGACCATGGAGCCAACCACGATAACAGCCCTAGACAATAATTATCTTATTCCGCTCTACCTCTACCATAATGACGGAACAAAAACTCCAAACTTCAACTTAGGTGAACTTGCTAAGCTTAATAAAAACTTAAAATCGGAATATCAGCCGGAAGATGTTTTAGATTACATTTATGGCGTTCTGCATTCGCCAAGTTATCGAGAAAAATATAAAGAATTCCTAAAAATAGACTTTCCCAGAGTACCAATACCAAAAGACGACGCCGGGTTTGTTAAGTTTAAAGATTTTGGAACGAAACTTAGAGCTTTGCACCTAATGACAGATCCATCTTTAGAAGATTACATCACAACTTATCCAGAACCCGGCACAGACGAAGTAGAGCAAGTTAAATATGAAGACGGCCAAGTATATATTAATAGCGAGCAATACTTCGGAAACGTCCCAGAGGTAGCTTGGAACTTCTACATTGGAGGCTACCAACCAGCTCAAAAATGGCTAAAAGACCGAAAGGGCAGAAAGTTAAATAATGACGACATAGATCACTACCAAAGAATCATAAAAGTACTAGTAGAAACAGACAAAATAATGAAGCAAATCGGCTAA